In Amblyraja radiata isolate CabotCenter1 chromosome 10, sAmbRad1.1.pri, whole genome shotgun sequence, one DNA window encodes the following:
- the LOC116978142 gene encoding forkhead box protein E4-like, producing MNLTDISYFTGVCTMTAESQQSPTEASSASEPLESSADLSLESPEKDEAVMVKSEPRGGTPVADRDEEEAGDIEGQMPTSGGRRRKRPIQRGKPPYSYIALIAMAIANSPERKLTLGGIYKFIMDRFPFYRENSKKWQNSIRHNLTLNDCFVKIPREPGRPGKGNYWTLDPAAEDMFDNGSFLRRRKRFKRSDITTYPGYMQNSSAFTPTPVGRPTYPNALYPSVGSAYSPQAHGSNHHPAMLHHYQSSAVTQAQHRMFSIDNLISQQSVLQASSAIDLNSHLTGELGPMVSCSIGGADVSSFQSQSTSPTGMGAGLNRSSNSMTSNATYSYSTSPPHLSMPQANYSPNNTQMYCPSNRLAIPSMRPNSCNDHTDQLLGLPNHQMNGFAQFNGNNSYMRQTNYAPGLDRFM from the coding sequence ATGAATCTCACCGACATTTCGTACTTCACTGGCGTGTGCACCATGACTGCCGAGTCCCAGCAGTCGCCCACCGAAGCCTCCTCCGCCTCGGAGCCCCTGGAGAGCTCTGCGGATCTGTCATTGGAGTCCCCGGAGAAAGACGAAGCAGTGATGGTCAAATCGGAGCCGAGAGGCGGCACGCCGGTCGCGGACAGGGATGAGGAGGAGGCTGGGGATATCGAGGGACAGATGCCGACTTCTGGAGGGCGAAGGCGGAAGCGTCCGATCCAGCGTGGTAAGCCCCCATACAGTTACATAGCTCTGATCGCTATGGCCATCGCCAACTCGCCAGAAAGGAAGCTGACCCTCGGAGGGATTTATAAGTTTATAATGGATCGTTTCCCATTCTACAGGGAAAACTCGAAAAAGTGGCAAAATTCCATCAGGCACAACCTCACGCTCAATGATTGTTTTGTCAAGATCCCCCGTGAACCTGGACGCCCTGGGAAAGGCAACTATTGGACTCTAGACCCGGCAGCTGAGGACATGTTCGACAACGGGAGCTTTTTGCGTCGGAGAAAACGCTTCAAACGATCAGACATCACCACGTACCCAGGCTACATGCAGAACTCCAGTGCCTTCACCCCGACTCCAGTTGGGAGACCAACCTACCCCAATGCACTCTACCCCAGCGTGGGATCGGCCTACAGCCCTCAAGCCCACGGCAGCAACCACCACCCGGCCATGCTGCATCACTATCAGAGCTCGGCAGTCACTCAGGCCCAGCACAGGATGTTCAGCATTGACAATCTCATCAGCCAGCAGTCCGTTTTGCAGGCCTCGTCTGCGATCGACTTAAACTCGCACTTAACCGGAGAACTGGGGCCAATGGTCAGTTGTTCCATTGGCGGGGCGGATGTGTCGAGTTTCCAGTCACAGTCTACAAGCCCCACTGGGATGGGAGCCGGGTTAAACAGGTCTTCTAACAGCATGACTTCTAATGCAACCTATTCGTATTCCACATCCCCTCCTCATCTATCTATGCCCCAAGCCAACTACTCTCCCAATAATACCCAGATGTACTGCCCCTCGAATCGTCTTGCCATACCGTCCATGAGACCCAACTCATGCAACGATCACACTGACCAGCTTTTGGGTTTACCCAACCATCAGATGAACGGATTTGCACAGTTCAATGGCAATAATTCGTACATGCGACAAACAAACTATGCGCCCGGTCTTGACAGATTCATGTAG